The following proteins are encoded in a genomic region of Kosakonia oryzae:
- a CDS encoding DUF1481 domain-containing protein, with amino-acid sequence MNGFIEGAVSPLLSFWRRSMTLAGVLLLTACSHDTSLPPFTASGFADDQGAVRIWRKDSDGETHLLSAFSPWHHGNTSLSEYRWQGDTLTLVELNIYSQPPEHVRVRFDDRGELSFMQREVNGQKQQLSSDQVALYRYRAEQIRQTSDALRQGRVVLRQGRWQANRTVQTCEGKTVKPDLDSFALNRIEQRQTRSAAAVSVAWLEAPEGAQLLLVANGDFCRWQPMEKSF; translated from the coding sequence GTGAACGGTTTTATCGAAGGGGCGGTTTCGCCCCTTTTGTCATTCTGGCGTCGCTCAATGACGTTAGCTGGCGTCCTGTTGCTGACGGCTTGTAGCCACGATACGTCCTTGCCTCCGTTCACCGCCAGCGGGTTTGCTGACGATCAGGGCGCAGTGCGGATCTGGCGTAAAGATTCCGACGGCGAGACACATCTGCTTTCCGCTTTTAGTCCGTGGCATCACGGCAACACTTCCCTCAGCGAATACCGCTGGCAAGGTGATACCTTAACCCTTGTCGAACTCAATATTTATAGCCAGCCGCCTGAGCATGTACGCGTGCGTTTTGACGATCGTGGTGAGCTGAGCTTTATGCAGCGTGAGGTCAATGGGCAGAAGCAGCAGCTCTCCAGCGACCAGGTTGCGCTGTATCGTTACCGTGCTGAACAGATCCGCCAGACCAGCGATGCGCTGCGCCAGGGGCGTGTGGTGCTGCGTCAGGGACGCTGGCAGGCCAATCGCACGGTTCAGACCTGTGAAGGCAAGACGGTGAAGCCGGATCTCGACAGCTTTGCGCTGAACCGCATTGAGCAGCGTCAGACGCGCTCAGCGGCGGCGGTAAGCGTGGCATGGCTGGAAGCGCCGGAAGGGGCGCAGTTGCTGTTGGTCGCGAATGGTGATTTTTGTCGCTGGCAGCCGATGGAGAAGAGTTTCTGA
- the purD gene encoding phosphoribosylamine--glycine ligase, with protein MKVLVIGNGGREHALAWKAAQSPLVDTVFVAPGNAGTALEPALQNVAIGVTDIPALLSFAQNEKIDLTIVGPEAPLVIGVVDAFRAAGLKIFGPTQGAAQLEGSKAFTKDFLARHKIPTAEYQNFTEIEPALAYLREKGAPIVIKADGLAAGKGVIVAMTLEEAEAAVNDMLAGNAFGDAGHRIVIEEFLDGEEASFIVMVDGEHVLPMATSQDHKRVGDGDTGPNTGGMGAYSPAPVVTDEVHQRTMERIIWPTVRGMAAEGNTYTGFLYAGLMIDKQGNPKVIEFNCRFGDPETQPIMLRMQSDLVELCLAACEGKLDEKTSEWDERASLGVVMAAGGYPGDYSKDDVIHGLPLEEVADGKVFHAGTKLSGDDLVLTNGGRVLCVTALGNTVAEAQQRAYQLMTNIHWNGSFSRRDIGYRAIAREQGK; from the coding sequence ATGAAAGTATTAGTGATTGGTAACGGCGGGCGCGAACACGCGCTGGCCTGGAAAGCGGCGCAGTCGCCGCTGGTCGATACTGTTTTTGTTGCACCGGGTAATGCCGGTACCGCACTGGAACCGGCGCTGCAAAACGTGGCAATTGGCGTCACCGATATTCCGGCGCTGCTCAGCTTTGCGCAGAACGAGAAAATCGATCTGACTATCGTTGGCCCGGAAGCGCCGCTGGTCATTGGCGTAGTCGATGCCTTCCGCGCCGCTGGCCTGAAAATTTTTGGCCCAACGCAAGGTGCCGCACAACTGGAAGGCTCAAAAGCCTTCACCAAAGACTTCCTGGCGCGCCACAAGATCCCGACGGCGGAATACCAGAACTTCACCGAGATTGAACCGGCGCTGGCGTACCTGCGTGAGAAAGGCGCGCCAATCGTCATTAAAGCGGACGGTCTGGCAGCGGGCAAAGGTGTGATTGTCGCCATGACGCTGGAAGAAGCCGAAGCGGCAGTGAACGATATGCTGGCAGGCAATGCTTTTGGCGACGCCGGCCACCGTATCGTTATTGAAGAGTTCCTCGACGGTGAAGAAGCCAGCTTTATCGTCATGGTCGATGGCGAACATGTTCTGCCGATGGCCACCAGCCAGGATCACAAACGCGTGGGTGATGGTGATACCGGGCCGAACACCGGCGGTATGGGCGCTTACTCGCCAGCGCCAGTCGTCACTGATGAAGTACATCAACGTACGATGGAACGCATTATATGGCCGACCGTGCGCGGTATGGCAGCGGAAGGCAATACCTACACCGGTTTCCTGTATGCCGGTCTGATGATCGACAAACAGGGCAATCCGAAAGTGATTGAGTTCAACTGCCGCTTTGGCGATCCGGAAACGCAACCGATCATGCTGCGGATGCAGTCAGACCTGGTTGAACTGTGCCTGGCCGCCTGCGAAGGCAAACTGGACGAGAAAACCTCTGAGTGGGATGAACGCGCGTCTCTGGGCGTGGTGATGGCTGCCGGTGGTTATCCGGGCGACTACAGCAAGGATGATGTGATCCACGGCCTGCCACTGGAAGAAGTGGCGGACGGTAAAGTGTTCCACGCGGGGACTAAACTCTCCGGCGACGACCTGGTGCTGACCAACGGCGGCCGCGTACTCTGCGTGACTGCGCTGGGTAACACCGTTGCCGAAGCACAGCAACGCGCCTATCAGTTGATGACCAATATTCACTGGAACGGCAGCTTCAGCCGCCGTGATATCGGCTACCGCGCGATCGCTCGCGAACAGGGCAAATAA
- the hupA gene encoding nucleoid-associated protein HU-alpha, with protein MNKTQLIDVIADKADLSKAQAKAALESTLAAITESLKEGDAVQLVGFGTFKVNHRAERTGRNPQTGKEIKIAAANVPAFVSGKALKDSVK; from the coding sequence ATGAATAAGACTCAACTGATTGATGTAATTGCAGACAAGGCTGATCTGTCTAAAGCGCAGGCAAAAGCTGCACTGGAATCCACTCTGGCTGCTATTACTGAGTCTCTGAAAGAAGGCGATGCGGTACAACTGGTTGGTTTCGGTACCTTCAAAGTGAACCACCGCGCTGAGCGTACTGGCCGCAACCCGCAGACCGGTAAAGAAATCAAAATCGCTGCCGCTAACGTGCCGGCATTTGTTTCTGGTAAAGCACTGAAAGACTCTGTTAAGTAA
- the purH gene encoding bifunctional phosphoribosylaminoimidazolecarboxamide formyltransferase/IMP cyclohydrolase — MQQRRPVRRALLSVSDKAGIVEFAQALSQRGVELLSTGGTARLLADKGLPVTEVSDYTGFPEMMDGRVKTLHPKVHGGILGRRGQDDAIMAEHAIAPIDMVVVNLYPFAQTVAREGCSLEDAVENIDIGGPTMVRSAAKNHKDVAIVVKSSDYSAIINEMDANEGSLTLETRFDLAIKAFEHTAAYDSMIANYFGSLVPAYHGESKEPSGRFPRTLNLNFIKKQDMRYGENSHQQAAFYIEEEVKEASVATAQQLQGKALSYNNIADTDAALECVKEFSEPACVIVKHANPCGVAVSGSILAAYDRAYKTDPTSAFGGIIAFNRELDAATAQAIISRQFVEVIIAPSATEEALKITAAKQNVRVLVCGEWSQRVPGLDFKRVNGGLLVQDRDLGMVSSNELRVVSKRQPTEQELRDALFCWKVAKFVKSNAIVYAKENMTIGIGAGQMSRVYSAKIAGIKAGDEGLEVKGSAMASDAFFPFRDGIDAAAAVGVTCVIQPGGSIRDDEVIAAADEHGIAMIFTDMRHFRH, encoded by the coding sequence ATGCAACAACGTCGTCCAGTCCGCCGCGCACTGCTCAGTGTTTCTGACAAGGCCGGTATTGTCGAATTCGCACAGGCGCTCTCTCAGCGTGGCGTAGAACTGCTCTCTACTGGCGGAACCGCTCGTCTGCTGGCAGATAAAGGTCTGCCGGTGACTGAAGTCTCCGACTACACCGGTTTCCCGGAAATGATGGATGGACGCGTAAAAACCCTGCACCCGAAAGTGCACGGTGGGATCCTCGGACGTCGCGGCCAGGATGACGCGATCATGGCAGAACACGCGATCGCGCCGATCGATATGGTGGTTGTTAACCTTTATCCGTTCGCCCAGACCGTTGCCCGCGAAGGTTGCTCGCTGGAAGATGCAGTAGAAAACATCGATATCGGCGGTCCTACGATGGTGCGCTCTGCGGCGAAGAACCATAAAGATGTTGCTATCGTAGTAAAAAGCAGCGACTACAGCGCCATCATTAATGAGATGGATGCGAACGAAGGCTCCCTGACGCTCGAAACCCGTTTCGATCTGGCCATTAAAGCTTTTGAGCACACCGCCGCTTACGACAGCATGATCGCCAACTACTTCGGTAGCCTGGTTCCGGCCTATCACGGCGAAAGCAAAGAACCATCAGGCCGCTTCCCACGCACCCTGAACCTGAACTTCATCAAGAAGCAGGATATGCGCTACGGTGAGAACAGCCACCAGCAGGCAGCCTTCTATATAGAAGAAGAAGTGAAAGAGGCTTCTGTGGCTACCGCGCAGCAGTTGCAGGGTAAAGCGCTTTCTTATAACAACATCGCGGATACCGATGCGGCGCTGGAGTGTGTGAAAGAGTTCAGCGAGCCTGCCTGCGTTATCGTTAAACATGCAAACCCTTGCGGCGTGGCAGTGAGTGGCTCCATTCTTGCGGCTTACGATCGCGCATACAAAACCGATCCCACCTCCGCATTCGGCGGCATTATCGCCTTTAACCGCGAGCTGGATGCCGCCACCGCGCAGGCGATCATCTCCCGCCAGTTTGTGGAGGTGATCATTGCGCCGTCTGCGACAGAAGAAGCGCTGAAAATCACGGCCGCCAAACAGAATGTCCGCGTACTGGTTTGCGGCGAGTGGTCGCAACGCGTGCCGGGGCTCGACTTTAAACGCGTCAACGGCGGGCTGCTGGTTCAGGATCGCGATCTGGGCATGGTCAGCAGCAACGAACTGCGTGTTGTCAGCAAGCGCCAACCGACGGAGCAAGAGCTGCGCGATGCGCTGTTCTGCTGGAAGGTAGCAAAATTCGTGAAATCCAACGCGATCGTTTATGCGAAAGAGAATATGACCATCGGCATTGGCGCCGGCCAGATGAGCCGCGTTTACTCGGCGAAGATCGCCGGGATCAAAGCCGGTGACGAAGGGCTGGAAGTGAAAGGTTCTGCGATGGCGTCTGACGCATTCTTCCCGTTCCGCGATGGTATCGATGCCGCTGCCGCTGTTGGCGTGACCTGCGTGATCCAACCAGGTGGCTCCATCCGCGATGACGAAGTGATTGCCGCTGCCGATGAACACGGCATTGCTATGATCTTTACCGATATGCGTCACTTCCGCCATTAA